One Bradyrhizobium zhanjiangense DNA segment encodes these proteins:
- a CDS encoding ATP-grasp domain-containing protein, which produces MKERNCVIVDAYSTGRYLPEEFKRYGIGTVHVMSAAQIPSIFQSHFNADLYDEVIRPSERMGYDDIVDYHLQALHGRELEFVVAGCETGVELADSLSERLGLPSNGTALSAARRDKARLSCALTFAGVRSIRQVVSDSPVEIASWKREAKFDQIVIKPLNSTGTEDVFFCSTDADIQRAVSAIVGKTNRVGALNRFALGQEKINGQQYTVNAVSIDGEAFVTEAWTYDTVPIERASSVCSLERLLGGNEPIVQELSDYLVRALQALQIVDGPAHAEIIVDHRGPVLVDFGARLQGTMSAKARTMALGHNHVTLTAWRYADPKGFGEYMRLRGPYKRQAHALCVSLISDMSGVVAGYPGLEAIRKLPSFADAIAFVPIGQELVPTIDLVSTPGIVYLVNSDLTQLENDYRKLRAMRMDQVFDLVMQDRD; this is translated from the coding sequence ATGAAAGAACGGAATTGTGTAATCGTAGACGCATACTCTACCGGCCGATACCTACCGGAAGAATTCAAGCGCTATGGAATTGGAACGGTGCATGTGATGTCGGCTGCACAGATTCCGTCCATATTCCAATCGCATTTCAATGCGGATCTTTATGATGAAGTCATTCGCCCCAGCGAGCGCATGGGATATGACGACATCGTTGATTATCATCTTCAGGCTCTCCATGGCCGGGAATTGGAGTTCGTTGTCGCGGGCTGCGAGACCGGAGTTGAACTCGCCGATTCTCTGTCGGAGCGGCTTGGCTTACCATCAAATGGGACTGCGCTATCCGCTGCTCGGCGTGACAAAGCGCGATTGTCTTGCGCGCTGACCTTTGCAGGCGTGCGATCGATCAGACAAGTCGTGTCCGACAGTCCTGTAGAGATCGCGAGCTGGAAGCGTGAAGCGAAGTTCGATCAGATCGTGATCAAGCCGCTGAACAGTACGGGTACCGAGGATGTATTCTTTTGCTCGACAGATGCTGATATTCAGCGGGCTGTGAGCGCAATTGTCGGGAAGACGAACCGTGTCGGAGCGTTGAATCGTTTTGCCCTTGGGCAAGAAAAAATAAACGGCCAGCAATATACCGTAAATGCCGTCTCGATCGACGGGGAAGCCTTCGTTACGGAGGCCTGGACCTATGACACGGTTCCGATTGAGAGGGCATCATCGGTCTGCTCACTTGAGAGATTGTTGGGGGGCAACGAACCAATCGTTCAGGAACTGTCCGACTACTTGGTGCGTGCGTTGCAGGCACTACAGATCGTCGACGGACCGGCTCATGCTGAGATCATCGTCGATCATCGGGGACCGGTTCTGGTGGACTTCGGAGCGAGGCTTCAAGGGACCATGTCGGCAAAAGCACGAACGATGGCGTTGGGGCACAACCATGTGACCTTGACGGCCTGGCGTTACGCAGATCCCAAGGGCTTTGGTGAATATATGAGGCTGCGCGGGCCCTACAAGCGGCAGGCGCACGCACTTTGCGTCTCGCTGATCTCAGATATGAGCGGTGTCGTTGCCGGTTACCCGGGACTCGAAGCAATCCGCAAGCTCCCGAGCTTCGCGGATGCCATTGCATTCGTTCCGATTGGTCAAGAGCTAGTTCCCACGATCGACTTGGTGTCGACACCAGGCATCGTTTATCTCGTGAATAGCGACTTGACGCAGCTTGAGAATGACTATCGCAAGTTGCGAGCAATGCGGATGGACCAGGTGTTCGATTTAGTGATGCAGGATCGCGACTGA
- a CDS encoding glutamine synthetase, giving the protein MPTDPRLTGANPARAAMVGVSDFDGVLRGKHVLGEDLSGEDKVIKFSEAVLAWDCTDRVIPASFTQKPLSAFGDADLRILSGTGRSVSHLGDQDLYLAEFAGAHENICPRGVLRKVLRRAADHGYACATGFEFEFMLFKENADTIEEKPFGEWAPLTRGPFGYSIARSVAQHELFDEILALCEKARIPLSGLHFETGPAVVEASLRHCDALEAADRATIFKSMIKAWAQTRGMMATFMAKVSEKWPGQSGHIHISMSSDSQNVFYDGDAFGNVSDLMRQFIAGQLEYMNEFCVLAAPNFNSYKRLVPGSWAPICPSWGVDNRSCAVRAIPGEPSAHRLEYRLPGADVNPYLALACAIGSGILGVETGPALPASIVGDASVEMCRPSARLPQSLSEATSRFAQSAAASDVFGERFVEAFSCSRRWEWEAVQHRVTDFERQRYFEII; this is encoded by the coding sequence ATGCCAACTGATCCCAGGTTGACCGGAGCGAATCCAGCCCGCGCGGCGATGGTCGGCGTAAGCGACTTCGATGGCGTTCTGCGAGGCAAACACGTCTTAGGTGAAGATCTCTCGGGTGAAGATAAAGTTATCAAGTTCTCTGAAGCGGTGCTGGCGTGGGATTGTACGGACCGGGTCATTCCGGCCAGTTTCACGCAAAAGCCGCTATCGGCGTTCGGAGATGCTGACCTGCGTATTCTGTCAGGCACCGGCCGTTCGGTGTCTCATCTCGGCGATCAAGATCTCTATCTCGCGGAGTTCGCGGGCGCACATGAGAACATCTGTCCGCGCGGTGTTCTGCGTAAGGTCCTGCGAAGGGCTGCTGACCACGGATACGCCTGCGCTACCGGGTTCGAGTTTGAATTTATGCTGTTTAAGGAGAATGCAGACACGATTGAAGAAAAGCCATTCGGCGAATGGGCTCCTTTAACCCGCGGCCCGTTCGGCTACTCGATTGCGCGCTCTGTCGCGCAACATGAGCTGTTCGATGAGATCTTGGCGCTTTGTGAGAAGGCGAGAATACCTCTCAGCGGACTACACTTTGAAACGGGACCTGCCGTTGTCGAAGCGTCACTTCGTCATTGTGATGCGCTGGAAGCTGCCGATCGAGCAACCATATTCAAGTCGATGATAAAAGCCTGGGCGCAAACGCGAGGCATGATGGCTACATTCATGGCCAAGGTTTCCGAGAAATGGCCCGGCCAGTCCGGCCATATTCACATCTCGATGTCCTCGGATAGTCAAAATGTGTTTTACGACGGTGATGCGTTCGGCAACGTCTCCGATCTTATGAGGCAATTCATCGCCGGACAACTAGAATACATGAATGAGTTCTGTGTGCTCGCTGCGCCGAACTTCAACAGTTACAAGAGATTGGTACCTGGCTCTTGGGCACCAATCTGTCCAAGCTGGGGAGTTGACAACCGCTCCTGCGCGGTTCGCGCCATTCCGGGAGAGCCATCGGCTCATCGCCTGGAGTATAGGCTGCCTGGCGCAGACGTGAACCCATATCTCGCGCTCGCATGTGCGATTGGTTCGGGAATATTGGGCGTCGAGACAGGTCCGGCACTACCGGCTTCGATCGTCGGTGATGCTAGCGTGGAAATGTGTCGTCCGTCCGCGAGACTGCCTCAAAGCCTATCAGAGGCAACATCTCGGTTTGCACAGTCTGCAGCGGCCAGTGATGTCTTCGGAGAAAGGTTTGTTGAAGCGTTTTCTTGCTCGCGCCGTTGGGAGTGGGAAGCCGTTCAACATCGGGTCACCGACTTTGAACGTCAGAGATACTTCGAGATCATTTAG
- a CDS encoding anthranilate synthase component II, giving the protein MIVIIDNYDSFVFNIARYLHKLSEATEVIRNDAISISELVGLNPRAVVISPGPCTPTEAGISTAVVRELSGRVPILGICLGHQCIASAFGGRVARARRPMHGRRSYVAHDGRGLFKGLPTPLDVGRYHSLIVELDQPCAQNLIVTARSEEGEIMALTHGYYPTYGVQFHPESILTSQGHVLLMNFLRLTEDFRNHAEQ; this is encoded by the coding sequence TTGATTGTCATCATCGATAATTACGATTCCTTCGTGTTCAACATTGCCCGCTATTTGCACAAGCTCAGTGAAGCAACGGAAGTGATCCGAAACGACGCTATCAGCATCAGCGAGCTCGTTGGTCTCAACCCGCGCGCGGTGGTCATATCGCCCGGCCCCTGCACCCCAACTGAGGCAGGAATATCGACAGCAGTGGTTCGCGAACTTTCAGGACGCGTGCCAATTCTCGGTATCTGCCTTGGACATCAGTGTATTGCGAGCGCTTTCGGAGGACGGGTGGCGCGTGCGCGTCGGCCCATGCACGGTCGGCGCTCATACGTTGCGCATGACGGCCGAGGATTATTCAAGGGGCTGCCAACCCCGCTTGACGTCGGACGCTACCATTCTCTTATCGTCGAGCTTGATCAGCCATGTGCGCAAAACCTCATAGTGACAGCGCGTTCGGAGGAAGGCGAGATCATGGCCCTCACGCACGGCTATTATCCCACCTATGGGGTGCAGTTCCATCCCGAGTCGATACTTACCTCACAGGGGCACGTCCTGCTTATGAACTTCTTGCGACTCACAGAGGATTTCAGAAACCACGCGGAGCAATGA
- the pabB gene encoding aminodeoxychorismate synthase component I — protein MTDNPMYVRELQWVEPVTAMRRLGHRSHLTFLDSVARHELLGRYSYLTCDPFSTYRVANGQVSWNGLTLEADPWKVLRTLLAKYPQEHRPDLPPFQGGAAGYLAYEMNRTLERLSAPAIAGLGLPQSILHFYDVVISFDHRDNKCWIVSTGWPEQDRVRRSERARRRADEFAALLAGPKAPQKGCHSKAGAWRSNFSRESYIAAVQRVIDLILAGDVFQTNIAQRFSTRLPTSFDPLAFYCQLRSLNPAPFAALLRWGKLTIASSSPERFLKLEGRQVETRPIKGTIARSPDFKEDHRRAAALLASEKDHAENTMIVDLLRNDLSRVCTAHSVEVPALCNLESYASVHHLVSIVTGKLAGDEDAVSLLRACFPGGSITGAPKLRSMEIITEIERIAREVYCGAIGFIGFSGHMDTSIAIRTVTIDGDLAVFHAGSGITALSEPEAEYEETLAKAERIFDAFGSEPAGAF, from the coding sequence GTGACCGATAACCCGATGTATGTTCGCGAGTTGCAGTGGGTTGAACCTGTCACAGCGATGCGACGTCTTGGGCATCGATCGCATCTCACGTTTCTCGATAGCGTAGCAAGGCACGAGCTGCTTGGGCGCTACTCATATCTAACGTGCGACCCGTTCAGCACCTATAGGGTCGCGAACGGCCAAGTCAGTTGGAACGGACTTACTCTCGAGGCCGATCCATGGAAGGTCCTTCGCACGCTACTCGCGAAGTACCCGCAAGAGCATCGTCCCGATCTCCCGCCGTTCCAGGGAGGAGCGGCAGGCTACCTTGCCTACGAAATGAACAGGACATTGGAGCGATTGTCTGCGCCGGCAATTGCCGGTCTGGGTTTGCCCCAATCCATCCTGCATTTCTATGATGTGGTCATCAGCTTCGATCACCGGGATAACAAATGCTGGATCGTCTCGACCGGATGGCCGGAGCAGGACCGAGTGCGACGGAGCGAACGAGCGCGTCGTCGAGCCGACGAGTTTGCAGCATTGCTTGCCGGTCCAAAGGCGCCACAGAAGGGTTGCCACAGCAAAGCGGGCGCATGGCGCTCGAACTTCAGCCGCGAGAGCTACATTGCGGCGGTACAACGCGTGATCGACTTGATCCTGGCGGGTGACGTGTTCCAGACGAATATTGCGCAGCGGTTCAGCACCCGCCTGCCGACCTCGTTTGATCCACTCGCCTTCTATTGCCAGCTACGATCATTGAATCCGGCGCCTTTTGCGGCCCTGCTGCGATGGGGAAAGCTGACCATCGCATCAAGTTCGCCGGAACGATTCCTGAAGCTTGAGGGGCGACAAGTCGAGACACGACCTATCAAGGGCACGATCGCGCGTTCTCCTGATTTCAAGGAAGACCACCGCCGTGCGGCTGCTCTCCTCGCTTCCGAAAAGGATCATGCCGAGAACACGATGATTGTCGACCTTTTGCGCAACGATCTGTCACGCGTTTGCACTGCACATTCGGTCGAGGTTCCGGCCCTGTGCAATCTCGAGTCCTATGCCTCAGTGCACCATCTCGTGTCGATCGTTACGGGGAAACTTGCCGGAGACGAAGACGCCGTTAGCCTGCTCCGTGCTTGCTTTCCCGGCGGCTCCATTACGGGAGCGCCAAAGCTGCGGTCGATGGAAATTATTACAGAAATCGAGCGCATCGCGCGAGAGGTCTATTGTGGGGCGATCGGCTTCATCGGCTTCAGCGGGCACATGGACACAAGTATTGCGATCCGCACGGTCACGATCGACGGCGACCTGGCTGTGTTTCATGCGGGCAGCGGTATAACGGCCCTGTCGGAGCCCGAGGCCGAATACGAGGAAACGCTCGCCAAGGCAGAGCGAATCTTTGATGCATTTGGTTCTGAACCAGCTGGTGCATTTTGA
- a CDS encoding Dabb family protein, with amino-acid sequence MIRHIVFFSAKDEAHIDHIIEGLSLLTTIPHARRLEVARNRKTDQLGNDIDIVVYGEFDSEAELAAYKAHDLYQESIKRVRPLRELRFAADYDISIDTPFASTAG; translated from the coding sequence ATGATTCGTCACATCGTCTTCTTCAGCGCCAAGGACGAGGCGCATATCGACCATATCATCGAAGGTCTTTCGCTTCTCACCACGATACCACATGCGCGCCGGCTTGAGGTTGCCCGCAACCGCAAGACCGATCAGCTCGGCAACGATATCGACATCGTGGTCTATGGTGAGTTCGACAGCGAGGCGGAGCTCGCAGCGTACAAAGCGCACGATCTCTACCAGGAGTCGATTAAACGGGTCCGACCGCTCCGCGAGCTGCGGTTCGCGGCCGACTACGATATATCAATAGATACCCCTTTCGCCTCCACGGCAGGATGA
- a CDS encoding GntR family transcriptional regulator → MIATDNMTTVARIADSIAERIISGALEPGAPLRQDHMAREFNSSHVPVREAFRQLQAQHLVVAVPRRGVRVAPLDTRSVKEIAEMRAALEVVALRHSGPRLTTAHLAQIELALIEGDNAKTIEEFETANRAFHQALVAPCGMPRLLASLDGLQLANSRLVFAMARSVGWQPRSNQDHRLILQALRTRNVDQACNLLTRHIQTIERLALPAS, encoded by the coding sequence ATGATCGCTACTGATAACATGACGACGGTCGCGCGCATCGCGGACTCAATCGCTGAGCGCATTATCAGCGGCGCCTTAGAGCCAGGCGCGCCGCTCCGTCAGGATCACATGGCACGAGAATTCAATTCCAGCCACGTCCCCGTGCGCGAGGCCTTTCGGCAACTGCAGGCACAACATCTTGTTGTCGCTGTCCCGCGTCGCGGTGTTCGGGTTGCCCCGCTCGATACCCGTTCAGTGAAGGAGATCGCCGAAATGCGCGCCGCGCTCGAAGTGGTGGCATTGCGGCATTCGGGGCCAAGGCTCACAACAGCTCATTTGGCTCAGATCGAGCTCGCCCTGATCGAAGGAGACAATGCAAAGACGATCGAGGAGTTTGAGACGGCTAACCGTGCCTTTCACCAAGCCTTGGTCGCGCCGTGCGGAATGCCGCGTCTGCTCGCGAGCCTCGATGGACTGCAGCTTGCCAATTCTCGATTGGTGTTCGCGATGGCGCGATCGGTGGGCTGGCAACCGCGCTCCAATCAAGATCACCGCCTGATTCTGCAAGCCTTGCGAACGCGCAACGTCGATCAAGCCTGTAACCTGCTCACGCGGCACATTCAAACCATTGAACGCCTTGCCCTTCCGGCGTCCTGA
- the bioB gene encoding biotin synthase BioB: protein MDAAAQVQKEAGNGAQIRCHWNVEEAKALYDLPFADLMLQAQRAHRKNFDPNHVETASLLSIKTGGCPEDCGYCSQSAHYETGLKATRLMRCADVVATAQRAKDAGATRFCMAAAWRTPKDRDLDSVCDMVRAVKGLGMETCVTLGMLTTKQAARLAEAGLDFYNHNVDTSPEFYSKIITTRSLQDRIDTLAHVRDAGIKICCGGIIGMGERVEDRLGMLVLLANLPNHPESVPINLWNTIEGVPVENTAEPPDPIALVRLLATARIMMPRSVVRLSAGRQYMTDELQALCFLAGANSIFVGDVLLTTKNPKVDRDADLLARLGITSGLA from the coding sequence ATGGATGCTGCTGCGCAAGTCCAGAAGGAAGCAGGCAACGGGGCGCAGATTCGCTGTCATTGGAACGTCGAAGAGGCTAAGGCGCTCTACGACCTTCCTTTTGCCGATCTGATGCTTCAGGCGCAGCGCGCTCATCGCAAGAACTTCGATCCAAACCACGTCGAAACTGCGAGCCTGCTCAGCATCAAGACGGGCGGCTGTCCGGAAGACTGTGGCTACTGCTCGCAAAGCGCGCATTACGAGACCGGCCTGAAAGCCACCCGTCTGATGCGTTGCGCCGATGTGGTTGCGACCGCGCAGCGCGCGAAGGATGCCGGCGCCACGCGCTTCTGCATGGCCGCGGCCTGGCGCACGCCAAAAGATCGCGATCTTGATTCCGTCTGCGACATGGTCAGGGCGGTCAAGGGACTCGGCATGGAAACGTGCGTCACGCTCGGCATGCTGACAACGAAGCAGGCCGCGCGCCTCGCCGAGGCCGGCCTTGACTTCTACAATCACAACGTCGACACATCGCCCGAGTTCTACAGCAAGATCATCACCACCCGCAGCCTGCAGGACCGCATCGATACGCTGGCGCATGTGCGCGATGCCGGCATCAAGATCTGCTGCGGCGGGATTATCGGCATGGGCGAGCGCGTCGAGGACCGCCTAGGTATGCTCGTGCTGCTCGCCAATCTTCCCAACCATCCCGAAAGCGTGCCCATCAACCTGTGGAACACGATCGAGGGCGTGCCGGTGGAAAACACCGCGGAGCCTCCCGATCCGATCGCGCTGGTCCGGCTGCTGGCGACCGCGCGGATCATGATGCCGAGGAGTGTGGTTCGCTTGTCCGCCGGGCGGCAATACATGACCGATGAATTGCAGGCGCTTTGCTTCTTGGCCGGCGCAAATTCAATCTTCGTCGGCGACGTGCTCTTGACCACCAAAAACCCGAAAGTTGATCGCGACGCGGATCTGCTGGCCCGGCTCGGCATCACGTCCGGGCTCGCCTGA
- the panD gene encoding aspartate 1-decarboxylase — MQITLMKGKIHRASVTEADLHYEGSISIDRTLLDAAGMVINERVEIYNVETGTRFATYVIEAPPMSGTISLNGAAARLAMPGDKIIIVAYASFDEAEAKIFKPRIVRVDRDNRILASST, encoded by the coding sequence ATGCAGATAACTTTGATGAAGGGCAAAATCCATCGCGCCTCAGTGACCGAAGCTGATCTGCACTATGAAGGCTCGATCTCGATAGATCGTACGCTCCTGGACGCGGCAGGAATGGTGATCAACGAGCGCGTCGAAATCTACAATGTCGAAACAGGGACGCGCTTTGCCACCTACGTGATCGAGGCGCCGCCGATGTCTGGCACGATAAGCCTGAACGGTGCGGCCGCCCGACTGGCGATGCCCGGAGACAAGATCATTATCGTTGCATATGCCTCATTCGACGAGGCCGAAGCAAAGATATTCAAGCCACGCATTGTGCGCGTGGACCGAGACAATCGCATCCTGGCAAGTTCAACCTAA